ATCCAAATTATGAGTTCCATTTATTTTTTTTTGATGGGACAAAATTAGTTATATTTGCTATCCATAAGATATTACTATCCTTTTGGATAGTGATATCCTCAAACATAGTAATAAAAGGATGACTACTACAAAAACGACAACACAAGCAAGTCAAGAACATGAAACATGTAAAAAACGAATGCTTCCCGTACGTGACGCTTTGGAAGTCTTAAATGGAAAATGGAAGTTGCCAATTATGCTGTCCATTTCTTTTGGGGCAAAGAGATTTAAACAAATATCAAAGGATGTAGGAGATATTACGGATAAGATGTTATCTAAACACCTAAAGGAATTGGAAACAAATCAGTTGATCATTAGAAAAGTTTATGACACATTTCCGCCCACAGTTGAGTATTCAATAACAGAGCATGGAATGACATTAAGGAAAGTAATTAAGGAATTGGCCGATTGGGGCCAAATTCATCGGAATAAAATAATCGGGCATTAGCACGAACAAAATTGCTTTGCCAGTAATATCATCGGAAATCAAAAAAAATGAAATTAAATTACAAGGCAGAATTAGAAAAATTAGTTCAAAAGAAAAAGAACGAAATGCCGACTATATTTTCCGAAGCGGCACTTGCTTATATTTTCGCAACGCTAGAATACACGCCTCACTTTCTGACAGCTATTGCCAAACAATTTGACGAAAGAACATCATTAAATCCCATTATTTCAGGCAAACGCTCCTTCAGAGAAACCTTGATACATTTGCTCAATTTTGAAGGACCCAACTACACGATGGTCTATCCTGCATTTCTTTTGAAGAACCCACTCGTTTATCCTATTCATGCTGAAAGGGATTTTGACAGGCTGAATTTATTTGCAGATTTTAAATTGGATGAATTGTTGATGGCTTATTGTTATGAACGAAAGAAATATTTGAATTTTTTAAAATCATTAAAAAAATTGGATTGGAACAGAAAAATAACGGAAAGCGGAAAAGTAAGAGAAGAAACCATTTATTTAATGGCAAGAAGGACAGCACTTCACGATTTTACACACATTCAAATTCTTAATTTTCAAACTAATTTTTTAAATAATGGGCAATGAAATTCTTTACGATGGGTAAAGCATTTATGCATAGGCCATAAAATCCGGTATTTTCTTTAGATATTTAAATTAATTTATGAATCAAAATGGAACGGTATATCTCGTGATTTTTGATATGGATTAAAGAAAACAAACGAAATGAAATAGGCACTATTCAGCATTGAATCAAAAATATAAATATGCAAGCTACCGCTCAAGTTTTTCAATTGAATCTAAACAACAAAATGAAGCAAATGTTATATTTTTTAAGATTCATTTTGCTATACTGCTATTACTTTTTATTACTCTTGCTTTTAGCAATTACGGCCAAAGCTCAAAATCTGGATTCATTACATTCCATTTGGCAGCACAAAACACTGTCCGACTCCATAAGAGTTGCTGCCTACAAGGATTACATTTGGAATGGTTTCCTTTTTTCAAAACCCGATACTGCTGCTGTGTTAGCAGAATCCCTAAACCGTTTTGCAACTGAACACAACTATCCCAAAGCAGCTGCCCAGGCTTATAACTTAAAAGGTATCGCAAACCATTTACAAGGTAACTACTCCCGTGCTTTAGAAAATTATATGTTAGCCCTGCCGATCTTTGAGGAAGTCGGAGACAAATTGGGTTATGCAAACAGCCTTAACAATATTGGTAATCTTTACAATAACCAAGGCAACTATGCACTCGCTTTAACTTATTATGAAAAATCACTGGCGATTAAAGAAGAAATTGGAGATAAAGGCGGAATCGCATCGAGTCTGGGCAATATTGGCAATATTTACAAAAACCAAGGCAATTACAAACGTGCCTTAGAATACTATGAAAAATTGCCGGCGATATTTGAGAAATCAGGAGACAAACAAGGTTATGCAAATAGCTTGAATAATATTGGCAACATTTATCATAATCAAGGCAACTATCCACGTGGCTTGGAATATTATGAAAAGTCATTAGCGATCCAGGAAGGTCTTGGAAATAAAAAAGGCATAGCTTATAGTCTTAGTAATATTGGTCTAATCTACAAAGACCAAGTCAACTATTCCCGTGCATTGGAATATACGAAAAAGGCACTTGCGGTTCGTGAAGAAATCAAGGATAAATCAGGAATTGCGAGTAGTTTAAAAAATATTGGTGTGATCTATCAAAATCAGGGTGATTTTCAAATGGCGATGAAAGCTTGCCAAAATGCTTTGCTGATCGCTGAAGAAATTGGTGTCTTGGACCAACAAAAAGGTGCTTGTCAATGCCTTTATGAGACCTACAAAGTTATGGGCAAAGGAAATGAAGCGCTGAAATACCTGGAGAAGATGAATGGGATTACAGATAGTTTGAAAGCTGAAGAAACCGGAAAAAAACTACAACAGATGGAGTTTGCAAAACAAATGTTGCAGGATAGTATTGTCAAAGCCGAAGAAAGTCGCTTAATAGAAGCAGTGCACAAGGAAGAAGTGCGGCAAAAGAATCAAAATCGAAATATTGCATATGGCATCGGCGGAATGATATTGTTATTATCCGGGGGCTTGTACAGTCGTTTGCGTTATGTACGCAAAGCAAAAAATATAATAGAAAAAGAAAAAGACCGTTCTGAAAATTTGCTGCTCAATATCTTACCTGCTGAAATAGCTGCCGAACTCAAGGAAAAAGGCCGTGCAGATGCGCGTGATTTTGATTTGGTTTCCATTCTGTTTACTGATTTCAAAAGTTTTACTGAAACATCTTCAAAACTCAGTGCTGCGGAATTGGTGAATGAGATCAATACCTGCTTCGAAACTTTTGACGGCATCGTTGGAAAATATGGCATTGAAAAAATAAAAACCATTGGCGATTCCTATATGGCAGCAGGAGGCCTGCCTGTGCCTTCAGATCGATCAGTGAAAAATACGGTTCTTGCTGCCCTGGAAATGCAAAGATTTATTGCAGAACGCAAAACCATGAATGATGCCATCGGCAAACAAGCATTTGAAATGCGCGTAGGCATACATTCAGGTCCGGTTGTCGCAGGTATCGTTGGAGTTAAGAAATTCCAATATGATATATGGGGAGATACCGTAAACATTGCCAGCAGGTTTGAAAACAATAGTGACGTTGGCAAAGTAAATATCAGTCAGTCAACTTATGATTTACTCCATGCCGATCAGGATTTTAAATTTGAAAACAGAGGCAAAATTGAAGTAAAAGGAAAAGGCGAAATGGCAATGTACTATGTTGAATTAGTTTGAATTCAATAAAATAATGCTATAGACATTTTAACATTATTAAGATCATTCATAATCAGGAGAAGTACAAATGATGAAAAAAAATAGAAATAACAAAAGCCGGCTTACTTGCATTTTGATCGGATATTTATTTATTTACATGAATTGCGGTGAAAATGATTTATTACACACCCCGCCATGTTTATTAAAGTCAATCCAATATATCAATGAATATGTTGGCTACCAGCAGGCCTATATCATTGAATACGAATTTCAAAATGGGATTGTTTATTATATTGATTCAGGAGATGGTTCCGAACACGAACAATTTTATATATTAAACAGTAATTGCGATTCATTGGGATATTTGGGAGGAGCAGTTGGAAATTCAATCATTAACGGGGAAGATTTTTACTTAAAAGCCAAGAAGATAAGGACTATTTGGGGAAATTAAATGCCCGATTTTATTCTCGAATCGAATGCATCCAAATCGAAATAAATTTTAAATCACATCAAAAACCCAAAGGCCGGCATCAACCGGAAAAAAGACGAAAATTCTTGAAATGTCAATATGAAATCATACAACGAACATCAAACCCCGCAAGCCGGCTTCAGCCGGAATAAAAAACGAAAACCCAAAAAGGTAAAATCAAAA
The genomic region above belongs to Saprospiraceae bacterium and contains:
- a CDS encoding helix-turn-helix transcriptional regulator, with amino-acid sequence MTTTKTTTQASQEHETCKKRMLPVRDALEVLNGKWKLPIMLSISFGAKRFKQISKDVGDITDKMLSKHLKELETNQLIIRKVYDTFPPTVEYSITEHGMTLRKVIKELADWGQIHRNKIIGH
- a CDS encoding tetratricopeptide repeat protein, translating into MQATAQVFQLNLNNKMKQMLYFLRFILLYCYYFLLLLLLAITAKAQNLDSLHSIWQHKTLSDSIRVAAYKDYIWNGFLFSKPDTAAVLAESLNRFATEHNYPKAAAQAYNLKGIANHLQGNYSRALENYMLALPIFEEVGDKLGYANSLNNIGNLYNNQGNYALALTYYEKSLAIKEEIGDKGGIASSLGNIGNIYKNQGNYKRALEYYEKLPAIFEKSGDKQGYANSLNNIGNIYHNQGNYPRGLEYYEKSLAIQEGLGNKKGIAYSLSNIGLIYKDQVNYSRALEYTKKALAVREEIKDKSGIASSLKNIGVIYQNQGDFQMAMKACQNALLIAEEIGVLDQQKGACQCLYETYKVMGKGNEALKYLEKMNGITDSLKAEETGKKLQQMEFAKQMLQDSIVKAEESRLIEAVHKEEVRQKNQNRNIAYGIGGMILLLSGGLYSRLRYVRKAKNIIEKEKDRSENLLLNILPAEIAAELKEKGRADARDFDLVSILFTDFKSFTETSSKLSAAELVNEINTCFETFDGIVGKYGIEKIKTIGDSYMAAGGLPVPSDRSVKNTVLAALEMQRFIAERKTMNDAIGKQAFEMRVGIHSGPVVAGIVGVKKFQYDIWGDTVNIASRFENNSDVGKVNISQSTYDLLHADQDFKFENRGKIEVKGKGEMAMYYVELV